In Aquila chrysaetos chrysaetos chromosome 24, bAquChr1.4, whole genome shotgun sequence, the genomic stretch TAGCTAGTACCCTTGCAGCAGCCACGGAAATAAATGCCTGTAAAAATGCAagggcactttttttttttttcccatttttgggGGCAACCTTCTCAAGGCAGGGGCAGCCCAAAGTTACTGATGATGACTGTCAGAAATGCTGACACCTGCACTTGGTTCTCCGCTCCATGCAATCTCTTTGTCGGGGAAGGAGGCAGCGTGTGTGTGGAGCCTGGGTGTGCTGCCCCTCTGGGcgatgctgtgccagcagccccccaggcaTGGAGCACGCCAGCTTTCCAGGCAGACAATCCTACCTCCTGCCATCAGGCCAGGGACAGGCTTGCTCCATCTCCCAGGGACCCCTGCGGAGTTTACTAAGGAGCTGGAGAAGGTCTCCCATAAGCAAGGGCTAGCGCGCCTGGCCATGCCTCCGGGGAGATATTGCACATGGAGCATTTCTAGGTGCCAAGACTCCTCCATCTTGAGCTGCAGCGCAGCGGCTGAAGCAGAGACAAGAGGCCATGCTGGCATCTCTGTGCTCTGTCCTTGTCCTCAACAAAAGCAGCACgagggaggaaagagggggTGTCACCTGCTGCCTGAGCAATGGCACTCTGCTCACAGTGGGAGCCACGGAGGGTGCAGGCAAGCTTGGAGCAGGGGTCAGGGAAAGGACCAGGAGCAGCCAGGTACTAACCTCTCAAAGATGTCTTGTTCTGCATGCTGGGGACAAGGAGAGAAAGAGTCATCACAGCTGAAATCCCCACAGATAAAATCCCAAACACAGCCTGGGGCACAACAAACCTAGGACCCAGGGAACACTGTTCTCCTTCCTGACCCAGAGAAactgctcctctccccagcgctggccctggggagcagagggagtaTCCAACATCcatttccttcagctgcagcactTTCCACTCCCTGACTCGGAGAACAAGCGGGAATGGCTGAGGGCGATACATCTTCTACATCTAGCTAGGGGTAATGTCTGCTGTGCCAGTGGGACTGGGTGACTGGGTGACAAATAGTTCGAGAAGGGCCTGGGAGCATCCAGACAGAGCCTGCCACCACTCTGCTGTGCGTGCAAGCGGCATGACAGCAGAAGACCGCAAGTACAGCTGGATCGTCTGGCGCAAGGGAAACATGGGAGAGCTGAGGCAGGTGGAAAGTCTCGGACCCACAAAAAACCAGCTCTGACTCCATACCCTCTGGTAGAGACCAGCCTGTCTGCATCTGGGAGCTCTTACCGCTGCACCCTGCCTTACCCAGAGTGTGAAAACCCCAGCCCTGAggtcccccctcctcccccaccgCGTTAGGGCACGCTGCAAGAACATCCTGTGCTTGcagcaaacaaaccccaaagctTTCAATAAAGGGTGAAGCTGCCGAGGACCTAAGCCAAGAGTCAGAAAACCTCGTCATCAGTCCCACTTGTTTCTGTACCCACTGGCAATGGTGCGTTCTCAAGGTACAGCCCAGTTCGCAAAGTGGTAGGAAAATATTTGATCTCTGCTCAAATATGAGCTGCTCTCGAAAGGGTGCTCTGCATGCCTTTCACTTTCCTGTGACACGACACGTATCGATTCCCAACAGACAGAAATACCAACACCAATGATCCAAGGTGGAGAACGTACGATCCCTATTACCCCTCCACTACGGGATAAAAGGAGAAATTGAGGGTCTCGCTGTTTTCTGCCACGGGCATCTGACGGATCTTGCCCTCCAACCTCTACTCTCTACAGTGAGGCCACAGCCCAGCCAGGTAAGATCCTGGGGCAGGACGGAAGCTGTGTTTCCCACAAAGGAACAGCCATCTACCTTCTGTCCGTAGGATCGATTCTGTTTtccaagcagagctgctgccccgCTCTTCGCAACGTTACATGTGGCAAGCAGAGGCTAAGAGCAAGGAAGAGGAGGTGCAATGCCTACCCGCTCGCATCTACAATGAGAGGAATCGCTTGGGTAAACTGAGACAATTTAATAGCCAGAAAAGGAACTGAGCAAAGGGAAGCATGGCCTGCTTTGCATGGTAGATATCCCAAACAGAAGTATGCCAGACAACAGGGCAGACTTTCAAGAAGAGCTGCAGGTGCTCCCAAGGGTCATGTTTTGATTAAAACTAGACAGAACACTAGAAAACTGGTGGCCCAATTAACTGCTGTAGAGCAGCTCTCAACCCATAGCCGTCCTGAGCTGGCAGCTTCCAGCCAAGAGCTTGGAGACCTGAGCCTGGGCGGTTCTGAACCTCACTGCAAGCAAAAGCAGCATTGGGCTGAGCagaaccaccaaaaaaccaggGGGGCTTGTCAGAACCAAGTGAAGGAGGTTCCTTGAACTAGACCTGCAAACGTAGGTCCTGTCCAACTCTGCCTCCTTGCTGTCAGTGCAGCAAGCTGCTAAACACCGTATTTAAGCCCCATAATATCCATGATAAAAAGTCTAGGGCACTTCTGGGCTGACTGACCTGTCCCTTGGTACAAGGAGCAATACTCACCACCAAGCCCTGGTCATCCAGGTTGGTGATCATGTCCACCAGGTAGGTTCGGAGGGCAGCCAGCTTCTGCAAAGCCTCAGTCCAATGCACCCGCTGGGTCAGGATGCTTTGGTGCGCCCGCTCCTCCTCTGCGTGCACCTTCTCCAGCAACCGctgttcttcattttcacaCGCATTCCCCACAAAGATCAGCCTCTGGATTACCAGCTCCCGCGCCGCGTTGGCTGCGTTCTGCCAGACCAAGGAGAGAGGACAAATAGCAGCCTTGCTTCAACCCCAACAAGAGCACCAACCGCTTCTGCTGGCTTTCTGTGGACTCAGCTGTTAAGATTACTCTGTTAATTGAGCCCAAGCCACAGTAATCATCACGAGGCAAGCAGAGGTAAACGGGACAACCAGTCCCAAACCTGCCTACTGCCTCCTGGCCTAACCCTGGTACCTAAGTGACAACCTGCAAAGGACCAGAGTCCCATCCCTCTGCGGATCTTCCTGGATTTGCTATTAGCAGGAAACAGAGCCACCACCAGAACTGTCTTTTGTCCTTGGTGACAGCGACGCACAATTAAAATCAGGAATCATTAAGACTGGTCCTAGCGGGATGTTCAATGGCTGTACAGTAACACCAAGAAATGTACTGTTTGTGTACATTTTTTAGGCGGATGAAGCAGGAATTGCAGGTGCATCCTGGCACTCCACTTGCACAAGCAGCTGGCTAGGAGGGGGACAACCCCCGCACACCGATGAGCCCCCTGAGAGCTCAGAATCTCTGATGGGAACGGTGAGCACGCGGGGCCAGCTCCGCTCCACGCTGtgctgggagaaggggcagggacTTACCAGGACGCCCTGGTCCTTGGCAGGCAGCACCTCGTCCACATGCCGGGCGATGGCAGcgctctgcagctggagctgctcgCACCGGTCCACGATCTTGTTCTGGAACGCAGAGCGGCGGGCAGCGCGCAGGCCTCGACAGCACGATGGCGGCCCCGAGCCCCCCACTCAGCCCGCCCAGCCAGCCCCCACCCGGCCCCACGCCTCCTGGGGTCCTCGTGCACCACCCCACAGAGAGtccccttccccacaccccAAAAGGGCCCCCACACAGCCCCACACCCTGCTAGGCACCCCAGAGAGCCTCCCTCCCCACGGGGGGTCCCCTCACACGGCCCCACACCCCACCAGGGACCCCGCGCAGCCCCACAGCCTGCCAGGAACCCCACAGACAGCCCCCATCCCCACGGGGGACCCCTTGCATGGCTCCACACCCCATCGGGGGCCCCACAGAGAACCCACCTCCCCACGGCGACCACTCACACAGCCCCACACCCCGCCAGGGACCCCCACGGCCCAGCGGAACTCCCCAGGCGATCCCAGACCCACGCACggtccctctcccccccccgcgccgcgccgcgccgacAGCCCCACACGCCCCGGGCTCCCCTCGGGGCagggtcccggtcccggtcccggtccccgTCCCCGCTCGCCGCCGTCGCTCACCCGCAGGtcggccgcccgctccgccaGCGcccgcggccgcggccccccgccccgctgggCCATGCTGCGCCTCGGCACCtgccgcgggggcggcggcggccccgcccggGCCGCGCAcaccgctccgctccgctccgccccggccgccgccgaggagccgggcggcggggacgggacgggacgggacgggacgggactGCGGGGCCCGGGCCGGCCCCCGGTGAGTGCGCGGCGGGCGCGGCCCCGCACGGCGGGTtcccggggctgggctggccgCCCTGTGTCCCGCTGTGGGGCTGGCCCGGCTATAGGGACCCATATTGTCCCCGTATCCTTCCCAGGGGCTGCCCCATAGCCTTCCCAGGGGGTTGCCCCAGCTACAGGGACCTGTGCTGGCCCCATACCCTTcccaggggctgccccagccGTAGGGACCCGGACTGCACCCGTATTGCACCCGCCAGGCTGCCCCACGTCCTACTTGTGGGGCTTCCCCCGTCTGCGGGGACCCGGGGTGCACCCGTCTGCCACCCACGGGCCACCCCCGGCTCTAGGGACCTGCATCGTTGCCGTGGGGCCACCCCCGGCTGTAGGGACTCGGGGCTGCCCCTGCGTCCTCCCCAAAGATGGTTAAACACCCCTCTTCTACGGGGCGTTTCACACCCCATGAAAATGGGGAGAAAGCTCTGCTGTGACTTCCGTGCCTGCTGCCGTGGATATTGTCATTTCCTTTATTCCACGGTATGGACTTCACTGCAGTGCCTGATCGGGCTTAGGCAGCAGTgtgggttattttttaaaaacaattcagtAAAAAGATGTTTTTGATTTCTGTTAAGCAGTATATctggggggaagggaggataGGAGATCCTCCAGCGTCAGATTCAGTCTTCTGAAGGTGTAGCTTTGTATGGATCAGGTGCTGCAGGATCCCTGTGTTATCAGTGAGCTTTGTGATGGACCAGGTTCATGATAAACACGTGcagggaagcctggcagataGTAAAACCTCAGATGAACATCCTGCCCAAGCAACTACTGTTCTCATTCAGGATTCAGAAAAACCAACTCTTTTTTTGCAGTGAGCAAGAGGCAGGAGAACACAGTTAGACACAAGATAGACCTCCCGCTTTCCTTGCAGCCTCCCACGGTCACCAGTGGCTCTCTGCCTTGATCCAGCTCGGTTTGAGCTGATGTGCGGGTAGGGATGACTGCATGTGTACATTAACCACATGAGTGGGGAAACTAACTGCTGGTTGGGAAACAGAGAAATCATcgtaatttaaaaatcagaatttacGTCTTAGCTTTTTCCTAGAATCTTGTTTTGCAGGAGAAACAACTTCCAGAGTTCTCCCGTTGTCAAAGAAAAATCATGGGTTTTCCTAGTGTACTAAAACAATGGGGACACTCAGTCTGATTGAAAGAAGTAAATTGCTGAATTATCACTGCCCCTCAACTGTGAGATTTATCATTCTTCACATCTTTTGAACATGCAAAGTCATGGATAGAACAGGTGGAGATTAACTGGGTATTACTAATTGCTAATCACAAAGGCTGTCAGGGTAAAATTAGAAAGGGAATGTTTTGTAGCAAGCCAACCCCTCTTGCTTATTGCTTCCAGTATTTGATTTCAAGTTTTTGTGGGCAGAGCCTTGAAgcaggttttttctttgctggaaCAAgcaggtgggggtttttttctgatttttattagcaaaataCTACTGACCCAGAAGATGGGAATGCTAACATACACCTAGCACAGGCTAAATCCAATTAGCGTGTCTTGAGCTAAGAAGAAGCCAATTACTGTACGTGGCAATTCACTGTCATTGAAACTGGTTTCTGCTCGGTCTGTGACCTGTGAGGATAAGAGGGAGAGATGCTGCCTCGGCCTGAGCCCTGCTCCACCAAAGGCTCCTGCACCCGGACGGATGCTCGTGCGGGGACTGGCTGTCATGATGCCGCTTGTGAGGGAAGCCCTGGGACGGGGCAGGCTGGTCTCAGCCTGGACAGCAAGTGTTTTTTTGCTGAATGCATCTGGGATATCAAGATGGTCTTGTCTAGCCTGGACCTGGGGTTGCAGTTGGGACATAGAAGCTGCTGTTCCCAAAGAGTTCCTCAGCCTATGGAAAGACCACTTCAAGCTTTACATTAAGTCAGGCTGGTCTAGTTAAGTTTGGGCTGCCTGTGACTGCAGTTATCTTGGTCTAAAGATACAGTCCCACCAGCCAGCTGTACAAACTTCAGTCTGAAGGTGTTTGCATTCACCAGTCTAGAGATTGGAATCTCTGGAAAATAGGGAAGTCAAGAGCAGAGGAGGTGTAAGGCGCTAGAAGAATTATAGGCAGTAGCTCCATCTCTATTGTGGCCTCGCCAAGCttggatatttttaaagctcaCCTGCAAGGTCCCAGTAACCTCACCTCAGAAGCTGGCTCTGCTCTAAGCAAAAGGTTTGACAAGGGAGCTCCAGATGTCCCCTCCTCTGAGGTTTTTCCTCTTATTCTAAATTAAGTTAAGCTGTAGGTAACGTGTTATCAGCACCTTATCCCATATATGCAACAAGCAGAAACCTCTCTGGATTCCCAGTAATGCTGTGTCTCCACACCCACAGGTCGTGTCCCAGCAGCAGGTGCCCGAGATGCTGATGCAATGCTGACTGCTGCTGGCTGTAGTGGGAGCCGTGCTCGTCCGCAGGGCTATGGGGAAACTGCAGAGTAAAATCAGCTTCAGCACCTCCAAATACAGGTAAAACAACCCCAGATGATCATGTCTTAAGTTAATAAACCAGCTATGAGAGTGAATAGAGAACAGCACATGAACAGAGAATATAGCAAGCACGTGGTTTTAGTTTCATTATTGAATATATTagtcagattttcatttttgacCCTCGCTTCTAAAGTCTGCTCAGCTTTTTCGGGGGACTGAAATTCAAAAGGTAGCCGAGCATGTAAATGTGGCTGGTGGTCGTGCTCTGTGATGGCTAAGGCAGAGCTCTGAAGGCTCCAGGGGCGGCTGTTTGGCCCTAATATCCAAACTGCTTCATTGTCTCTTCAGAGACTGTCAGCAGCTTTCATCAGCAAGATGAAATAATTTGGTATCTGGCAGCAAGGTGGGAGATCAGCTGAGAGCAGAGGGTGGCAGCAGGGGGGACTCGACATGCTTGGCAAGGCTAGTGTCAGAGcaaaggagagcagcagagcctgAAAGGTGTTAGTGGAAGCGGGGGCCGGTAAGatcaacatttcttttcttctttgcaccAGCGTGCGGTGAATAAACAGCTAAATATTTAGCAGCTCTAGAGGTGGAATAGGTTGACTCCGTCTCGCCTAGTCCAGGAGATGCATTTGTCCATTCACAGCTTCTCTTTGGCTTTCTAAAGGCAGATGTTGTCACTTTCCAGCCCAGCCAGTGGTGCCATCTCCCAGACCTCGGTCTCATCGGGGAACGGCACCCTGACTTTGCCTTACAGCGCCCTGCAGCTCCCGCCGCTgtctctctgcctgctgcagggccGATGGCTCCGCGGAAGGGACGGGACCTGTTCGAGCCGTTCAGCAGCACGGCCCCACGCACACCGATGCCGTCACTTCTGTGGCTGCTCTCAAACCAGACCTCTGTGTGTCAGGAGGAAGGGATAAGGTGAGGTACCCCCTGCCACGGGGCACAAAGGACAGTCACAGGCAGGAAAATGTATTGACAGGTTAGGAAAATAAGGTTTAAATGTGAGctttaaacatttctgtgattGGTAACAACTTTGGCAGTTCCTGAATTTAGAAAGAGGAGCTTAGAGTGAGAGCACACACTGAAGCACACTGAATCAAATTTTATAACCTTCTCCAGAGCTCAGATCACATCAAATGCTCTCACCCAGGCTTGGAGTCACTGGACTGGCCCTTCTCTTATGTTACCTGGCAATGGACCTGGGGGTCTATAGACAGTCGCATATACTGTAGGAGCTCAAAACCAGAAGAACCCATTCCCTCTCCAAGCTTGGACTGTGCATGGGTCTCGGTATAACGTATGCAAGAAAGTGCGTAAtcctccttcagcagctgccGCTGCTGATTGCCTCTCCATGCTCCTCTGCAGAGCGTGGCTGTTTGCAGCTGGAGATCCGGGGCTGCGCTGCGGCGGTTCATCGGGCACAAGCGGGAGGTCACCAAGGTGAGCACAAACTGATTGAGTGAGGTGGGGTCTTGTGCACTGCTACCTGTCAGAAGCTGGGGAACCAGGAATGATGGAGCGATGGTTTGTCATCCACAGAGGGCTCGCTTTGCTCCATCAGAAGGAGGGACCAGAATGCCTTAGGTTTTTCCCAAGGTCCCAACTGATACTTTGCTGTCCCGGGAAGCAGCACAGAGTGGTTGCATCCAGACTAAACAGGGCTCCAGGAGGCTTGGACATGTGCTTATCTTCCCCTCCAAGAGACTGTGTAGCAAAAATTCAGGATGAATTACTAGGTTAAGTTCTTGATTCAGAGATGCCGTTCACTTTTCTTCAGGTCTCATTCCGCTAGTCTCGTCACTATTCTACAAATCAGCCATGCCTGGGAACAGCGGggctttaattttccttctggcATCCTGATTACAGAGCCAAAACCACTATTTGGAGAGCAAACGTGCAGGGGTGTATACATGCGTGCATGGCCGGTGTACCTCTGGCGGGGGACAGCCCCAGTGGGTCCCCTGTGCTGTGGGTATTGGAGGGACAAAGGGGGCTTTGTTCATCCCGATGCTCAAAGCAACCGTGCACTGGGCTCTTTTGGGTTTTTATGGAAGTTTGTCCCATAAAATTAATGGTTTCTGAGAACAAGATCCGAGAACACCCATCCACCATCCAGCTCTGTGGTTCTGAGAGGACATGGGTCCTGCTAGCAGGTCACACACTGTAGGTGCCTGACATTCCCCACCATGACATGCACGGCAACAGTACAGGCTGCAGCAATCGCACTCAGGCTGAGCGGTTTCTCCCAGTTCCGCTGCATCGGGGTTTGCCCGTGGCCAGGATCCGGCAGAGCAGAGGTGAGCAGCAGTCACAGCGTGAGCGTCGGGCAATTCGGCATGTGCATATCCAGCACGGACAAAACAGAGTTTGAAGGTCAGGCTCTCCCCAGTCACGTTTCTGCACATCTTGGGCTTTGACACGACAGCGGGAGTGTTGTGCTCTCCCCGTGCACAGCTGGGCTGGGTGAGGAGGCTAACCGGCTTCTCCCATCTTGTCCTTGGCAGGTCACCTCTGCCCTTGACTCAAACAGAGTCTTCAGTGCATCCCGGGACAAGACGGTGATGATGTGGGAGCTTCATGGGACTTCAGGGCCAAGCCAGCACTTCCCAGGACATGACCTGGTTGTTACTGGACTGGCTGTGAGCCCAGGTGAGGGACAACGTGCTCCCATTCCCCAGGGATTTCTTGATGActtttcatgacttttttttatgttaactTGTGGTTGCAGATGGCTCCCAGCTGTGCACGGGTTCACGAGACAACACCGTGTGCAAGTGGGACACAGAGACCGGAGAGTGTCTGGGCAGAACCGCTATCTCCAGGAATCTGGTAGGAGCTGCTGGTTCCTTGCATCCTATCATGGCATCTCGCTGCCTACTTGGTTATTTTGCACATGAAGCCATGTAGAGTGAATTTGCACTGAGCTTGGTGCTACAAGAAGCCCTTGAGGCACTGCACAGGTTGCCTGTGCACCTGGGGAGACCAAAGCTTGAGGCTCGTTACTCCATCCTCCAGGTAACAACAAATCCAGGAGCACAAAGATATCAAGAGACATACGGCAATTTACTAATGCTCTAACTCAGAGCTGTTAGGAAGCACATCGTGCAGTGGGGGCTGCATTCCCTTCTGTACCAGCCCAGCAGTGGAGCTGGTACGGATACCATCTTCTGGTGCCCGTGGTACCCCTGTTCCCATGGCTCTGTGTCCTGTTGGCACCTCCTTGCCTGCAAATAACCCCCAGTAACCACGCTGGGGTTGAACCTGGTAGGGGAGCAGCACTGGtaggaagcagaaaaagcttAATCCAGCGTTTCCTGCTCACAACCCAGCAGGAGTGTTGTCCCTCAAACAGGGTTCATCTACCCAGTatgcaagccaataacacacagagttgaggtatttttaaactaatttcaTTGATGCACGTGAATGGGTGCCCatctcaagacagcacacctttgtctcaaaaattcccaCATTTATGTACTtaagtaatacatattcattattatttccctaaatgattggttctttcttcttcgtctctcatgtaaattagtgcgcagactctatcttcttccttcattgtcttcttttgagtaggtggtatcatttgagtaggtggtcaatgagtcggtgGTTGTGCTCTCgccctgtaggaattaccttttacctacttcttccctcatcttggcagttccaagtggttcttcaaggtttgttgttcagaccacaatccattatcttttctgacataaacattCTACCTATCTacaaagccccattgtctaatAGTTtattcctaaaccctaaatcatgtctagttattgtttccctacttcaaatattaactgatgggggaggggctgtacacaggactttaacagctccctggttatttcaatcatattatacatattaattgataacacgAGGAAGGAGAGGATGGGAGCTCCGTGGCTGCGTATCTGCAGGTGAACACCAGCCTGGGCTGCACGCAGAGGTGGGCTTCTGCTCATCCTTTCCTCTCCGCAGGTCACACATCTGTGCTGGGTTCCTGGGGAGCCTTACGTCATCCAGACCTCAGAGGATAAAACAATCAGGTAAATTCTATGTGTGGCCACAGAGAAGGGAGTTACAGCTTTGGGCACGTGAGGATTATGGAAGAGGCCAGTGCACAAGGGGCTGTTCCTTTGGTTGTTTGTCATGACCGCCTGGTCTCCCGTACCCCACTGGGGTGGCTAGAAGCCACCTTCCAGCTCACCTGGGTCTGGGAGCGTGGTTTCTTGCCAGGGGAGGACAGTATGGGGACACCCATGGCTGTAAGCAGCACTGAGTGGTGGCTGCAGGTAAAAAggataatttataaaaaagaaagctcagcacagctgctctggctAGAGGTTGATCCAGAACAGATAAATGTAAGGATGCAGTGAGAGCTTTGAGAATTTGGCTtgctggtgggaaggaggggaacTGCCCCATGAGGGATGGCAGCAAGGGCGAAGCGTGAGGGTGCAGCGAGGGTGTGTGGGAGGGAATGGACGGAAGCCCATCGTGGCAATGAAGCATCAGAGTCCCCCTTCCCCATTCCTGTTCCTTCCAGGATCTGGGACAGCCGGGAGCTGCAGGTGGCACACACGTTTCCAGCCAAGCGGCACATTCAGACGTGCTGTGACGTGAGCCAGGACGGGCGGTactgcctcagcagcagcagcggctcCGCTGGGGAGGGGGGCGAGGCGACCGTGAGTTTGCTGGGCAGcaattcctgctttttctgggtttttttctccaatt encodes the following:
- the WDR31 gene encoding WD repeat-containing protein 31 isoform X2, whose translation is MMWELHGTSGPSQHFPGHDLVVTGLAVSPDGSQLCTGSRDNTVCKWDTETGECLGRTAISRNLVTHLCWVPGEPYVIQTSEDKTIRIWDSRELQVAHTFPAKRHIQTCCDVSQDGRYCLSSSSGSAGEGGEATLWDLRQTRNRVCEYKGHFQTTTSCVFLPRDPALTPRIATSSYDSTVKVWDQDTRACLATLCLEGSGPLASLAACDSSTLLCASFNSGIHVLQLSDCADLALAEVAVF
- the WDR31 gene encoding WD repeat-containing protein 31 isoform X1 is translated as MGKLQSKISFSTSKYRADGSAEGTGPVRAVQQHGPTHTDAVTSVAALKPDLCVSGGRDKSVAVCSWRSGAALRRFIGHKREVTKVTSALDSNRVFSASRDKTVMMWELHGTSGPSQHFPGHDLVVTGLAVSPDGSQLCTGSRDNTVCKWDTETGECLGRTAISRNLVTHLCWVPGEPYVIQTSEDKTIRIWDSRELQVAHTFPAKRHIQTCCDVSQDGRYCLSSSSGSAGEGGEATLWDLRQTRNRVCEYKGHFQTTTSCVFLPRDPALTPRIATSSYDSTVKVWDQDTRACLATLCLEGSGPLASLAACDSSTLLCASFNSGIHVLQLSDCADLALAEVAVF